The following are encoded together in the Bombus fervidus isolate BK054 chromosome 10, iyBomFerv1, whole genome shotgun sequence genome:
- the LOC139991337 gene encoding uncharacterized protein isoform X2, with the protein MALSIALPLSGLEPEHFASVGAKDLYEQGLRTLNGIGGPISPSTASESSGICSLVPSNESSTPDQTPPSSRPETPEQEEAPIRIFYRERDILNLGANLREPFWQMRVPMTPRYDYKNFMENRSVYYRFGDHGLTRDYPTKTCQDCGFCEPSPYLF; encoded by the exons ATGGCATTATCTATAGCTCTGCCTCTGTCTGGTCTGGAACCTGAACATTTCGCCTCTGTGGGGGCGAAAGATTTATATGAACAGGGTTTGAGAACTTTGAATGGTATTGGTGGACCGATATCGCCGAGTACCGCGAGCGAATCAAGTGGAATCTGCAGTTTAGTACCTTCCAACGAATCGTCCACACCGGATCAAACACCACCTTCTTCCAGACCAGAAACGCCAGAACAAGAAGAG GCTCCGATTCGAATCTTTTATAGAGAACgagatatattaaatttggGTGCGAATCTCAGAGAACCATTCTGGCAAATGAGAGTCCCAATGACACCTCGTTacgattacaaaaatttcatgGAGAATAGATCGGTGTACTATCGTTTTGGAGATCACGGATTAACGAGAGATTATCCAACA AAAACTTGTCAAGATTGTGGTTTTTGCGAACCATCGCCATACCTGTTTTAG
- the LOC139991337 gene encoding uncharacterized protein isoform X1, with protein sequence MALSIALPLSGLEPEHFASVGAKDLYEQGLRTLNGIGGPISPSTASESSGICSLVPSNESSTPDQTPPSSRPETPEQEEAPIRIFYRERDILNLGANLREPFWQMRVPMTPRYDYKNFMENRSVYYRFGDHGLTRDYPTVSLSILSSENDYCCNKVGSSTFQ encoded by the exons ATGGCATTATCTATAGCTCTGCCTCTGTCTGGTCTGGAACCTGAACATTTCGCCTCTGTGGGGGCGAAAGATTTATATGAACAGGGTTTGAGAACTTTGAATGGTATTGGTGGACCGATATCGCCGAGTACCGCGAGCGAATCAAGTGGAATCTGCAGTTTAGTACCTTCCAACGAATCGTCCACACCGGATCAAACACCACCTTCTTCCAGACCAGAAACGCCAGAACAAGAAGAG GCTCCGATTCGAATCTTTTATAGAGAACgagatatattaaatttggGTGCGAATCTCAGAGAACCATTCTGGCAAATGAGAGTCCCAATGACACCTCGTTacgattacaaaaatttcatgGAGAATAGATCGGTGTACTATCGTTTTGGAGATCACGGATTAACGAGAGATTATCCAACAGTgagtttatcaattttatcaaGTGAAAATGACTACTGCTGCAATAAGGTCGGCAGTTCTACTTTCCAGTAA